A region from the Sorex araneus isolate mSorAra2 chromosome 6, mSorAra2.pri, whole genome shotgun sequence genome encodes:
- the LOC101542386 gene encoding olfactory receptor 2T29-like — translation MDNTSWGLNHTGSSDFILLGFFTQLNHPALLCAVIFVVFLLALCGNSILILLIHWDIKLHTPMYFFISQLSLMDVMYISVTVPKMLLDQVIGVNTISPPECGIQMFLYVTVGGSEYFLLAAMAYDRYVAICHPLHYSILMNQKMCFLLVSACWFLGLVDGFMLTTVTMTFPFCRSREIQHFFCEVPALLKLSCSDTTLYETIMYICCVLMLLLPVATISSSYFLILLTIYRMNSAEGQKKAFVTCSSHIIVVTIFFGAAMYTYMLPNSYHTPENDMVISVFYTIMTPVINPFIYSFRNKDVTAALTKLVSGGVLMQ, via the coding sequence ATGGATAACACAAGCTGGGGGTTAAACCACACTGGATCTTCAGATTTTATCCTATTGGGTTTCTTCACTCAATTGAATCACCCAGCTCTTCTTTGTGCCGTCATTTTTGTGGTTTTCCTGCTGGCCTTGTGTGGAAACAGCATTCTGATCCTTCTGATACACTGGGATATCAAACTCCATACGCCAATGTATTTTTTCATCAGCCAGTTGTCTCTCATGGATGTCATGTATATTTCAGTCACGGTGCCCAAGATGCTCTTGGACCAAGTCATAGGTGTAAATACAATTTCACCTCCTGAATGTGGGATTCAGATGTTCTTATATGTGACAGTAGGAGGTTCAGAATATTTCCTTCTTGCAGCCATGGCCTATGATCgttatgtggccatctgccatcCACTCCATTATTCTATTCTCATGAATCAAAAAATGTGCTTCCTTTTAGTGTCTGCCTGCTGGTTTCTGGGATTGGTGGATGGGTTCATGCTCACAACCGTCACCATGACATTCCCATTCTGCAGATCCCGGGAGATCCAACATTTCTTCTGTGAGGTCCCTGCTTTATTGAAGCTTTCTTGTTCAGACACAACCCTCTATGAGACAATTATGTATATATGCTGTGTCCTCATGCTTCTTTTACCAGTAGCAACAATTTCAAgctcttattttttaatccttCTTACCATCTACAGGATGAACTCAGCAGAAGGCCAGAAGAAGGCCTTTGTAACTTGTTCTTCTCATATAATTGTGGTTACTATTTTCTTTGGGGCTgctatgtacacatacatgcttCCAAACTCCTATCACACACCTGAGAATGACATGGTGATCTCTGTTTTTTACACTATAATGACACCTGTTATAAACCCATTCATATATAGTTTTCGGAACAAAGATGTCACAGCAGCTCTGACCAAACTGGTGAGTGGGGGAGTTCTTATGCAGTGA